In a genomic window of Paraburkholderia phenazinium:
- a CDS encoding NACHT domain-containing protein, with protein sequence MDAKRIKEAEDGISPAGTRNQDAGFIELGRRFEVYRDDEPVDEAARRSYVAEFAGKQYQLDWHALLAHRLVVVLGEPGSGKSEELRAQHRRNPDSFILRLEQLVTEDIDKILSDEELDRLKRWKNSGVPALFLLDAVDESKLKRDDDFIVALDRLSKALGAARYRARLIVSSRISEWRPQTDRDALRERFAVPSGGGTPDSGSSEILVTTILPLTAVQVRQFAESRGIRNAQQFLDALGEHNAWPFAGRPLDVSNLYAYWQEKGTLSGLTALTDYMVKKLLAEVPNKEKGDPLTSEQARFGAEYLAAAAVLCRNLKFEVADDGHVADQKRLSPERILPSDWKPNERRALLDRAIFDSESRGALSFHHRSHVEFLAASWIERLMEHNCPFEALQGILFVQEDGATTLRASLAPVAAWLVSSDVAPWRKRLTNLLVETAPEIHLQWGDPAALSLEHRKRVLDAIVRKYRGREYVSIDVSLEALARIADAGLAEDISTYLTDPDVSDSLKADFLMMIMEGRLPGCIDGALKLFENPQSAESLKRYCVLAIREAGTSEHRRQLAMSCQKLESIDNRTLGYLFETLFPSVLTVAEALELLQRATLVTRYEIEFLNAVRDRLTQSLDGSSAIYFLRGFVDMIASAPISVSRRVSEQYYWVSDLMPLCLSVVLAQPKFPAADIDTVFEAILHVEHDIMFDPKGDADVESHREKTRDALAKNAKLRQAIFWRRVTRYRASQNGREPPTHTLNPHVSLMPWAPPDIAWMLTDSLERADGRDRKIAMEAALNIFWSTRNPLPTTVLELRRALARGDLRALVLRHIRNRLIAPIWLRYDKYVRNRLLAAHWWTMRHMEIVRTKNAIKSQFWLWTHLAGVKSGKYPVALRYLVGPMEDGSSSKYSISAWDKVRSKWGASLTTAAQEGCATIWKIFSPRLPHERQEKNSVDGRVVLGLIALQTAWESGVMGVDQLNGADVNRAVRYACSELNGLPDWFEALANAFPNEVGDALKPAIDAEFGYPANTPLVHEVLAKLSESKSPTTAAANAVRQCLSKRDPLNSNVLRQATTTLLRTGVPFYDDLLALAPARVQLYAVSDAHWLAWMSIWLRLDAIPAVQRLETATKACSSDDSDELVVRLCSMLGGNYGAALPMGGSSLLAPSSLALLIPLVSRHVRREDDIDRAGKGAYSPLPRDDAQDFRSRLWEVLRTSDSREADTVLEGFLNDSLLSDEHDWILSMLEKRKGTQADPAAWFPEDVQAFGMHYRHKPRSNYQLYQLATRLLLDIKASVEISENATDRLQVRKEDKEVHFQGFLKRQLDQRSLQWFSVTQESTIDLNQRPDLRVEIPDINALPVEVKLANLDHWTAEKLLERLEVQLVGQYLRAASVNYGVYVVGNTEPKRQWQRPGDKQLIGFAELVSLLQARAEELVAERSEAVYGLSVIGIDFSDPRERRP encoded by the coding sequence TTGGATGCAAAGCGCATTAAAGAGGCTGAGGACGGGATTTCGCCCGCCGGCACGCGAAATCAAGATGCAGGATTTATTGAACTTGGTCGAAGATTCGAGGTTTATCGAGACGATGAGCCTGTAGACGAAGCGGCAAGACGGAGCTATGTCGCCGAATTTGCAGGTAAACAGTATCAGCTTGATTGGCACGCCCTGCTGGCCCATCGGCTCGTTGTTGTTCTCGGCGAGCCGGGCAGCGGCAAATCGGAAGAGTTGCGCGCCCAACACCGCCGCAACCCCGACAGTTTCATCCTCCGACTGGAGCAACTCGTCACCGAGGATATCGACAAAATCCTGTCGGACGAGGAACTCGACCGTCTGAAGCGATGGAAAAACTCAGGCGTCCCGGCCCTATTCCTACTGGATGCGGTCGATGAGTCAAAGCTCAAACGAGACGATGACTTCATCGTCGCGCTGGACCGGCTTAGCAAAGCATTAGGGGCTGCTCGCTATCGGGCGCGCCTGATCGTCAGCTCGAGAATCAGCGAATGGCGCCCACAGACCGACCGCGATGCATTGCGAGAGCGGTTTGCCGTTCCTAGTGGCGGCGGCACACCAGATTCGGGCAGCAGCGAAATCCTAGTTACAACCATTCTCCCACTTACGGCCGTGCAGGTTCGCCAGTTTGCAGAAAGCAGAGGGATACGGAATGCACAGCAATTTCTCGACGCCTTAGGCGAGCATAACGCGTGGCCCTTTGCCGGTCGACCACTGGACGTTTCAAACTTGTACGCCTACTGGCAGGAAAAAGGAACGCTGAGTGGCCTGACCGCATTGACCGACTACATGGTCAAAAAGCTGCTTGCCGAGGTGCCTAACAAGGAAAAGGGCGACCCGCTAACTTCCGAGCAAGCTAGGTTTGGCGCCGAATACCTGGCTGCTGCCGCCGTGCTATGCCGGAATCTCAAGTTCGAAGTTGCGGACGACGGTCACGTCGCAGACCAAAAGCGCCTCTCACCTGAACGCATTCTGCCCAGCGACTGGAAGCCAAACGAGAGGCGCGCGTTGCTGGACCGTGCGATATTCGACTCTGAAAGTCGAGGGGCTCTATCTTTTCACCATCGGTCACACGTCGAATTTCTTGCCGCCTCCTGGATTGAGCGGCTGATGGAGCACAACTGTCCGTTCGAGGCACTCCAGGGCATTCTGTTTGTCCAGGAAGACGGTGCGACGACATTGCGCGCATCCCTAGCCCCCGTCGCTGCATGGCTGGTTAGCTCTGACGTAGCGCCCTGGCGCAAAAGGTTGACGAACCTGCTCGTGGAAACGGCACCGGAGATCCACTTGCAGTGGGGCGACCCAGCGGCGTTGTCACTTGAACATCGCAAGCGTGTTCTTGACGCCATCGTGCGCAAGTACCGCGGACGCGAATATGTCTCCATCGATGTCAGCCTAGAGGCGCTGGCCCGGATTGCAGACGCCGGCCTTGCAGAAGATATCTCGACCTACCTCACGGACCCGGACGTCTCCGACTCATTGAAGGCCGATTTTCTCATGATGATCATGGAGGGAAGGCTTCCCGGTTGCATCGACGGTGCGCTTAAGCTCTTCGAAAACCCTCAGAGTGCCGAGTCTCTAAAACGTTATTGCGTCCTTGCCATCCGCGAAGCAGGCACCAGTGAGCATCGACGACAGTTGGCAATGAGTTGCCAAAAACTGGAGAGCATCGACAATAGAACCCTTGGATATCTGTTTGAGACGCTGTTCCCTTCTGTTCTTACGGTGGCAGAGGCCCTGGAATTGCTGCAGAGGGCGACTTTGGTCACTCGCTACGAGATCGAGTTCCTGAACGCTGTTCGAGATCGGTTGACGCAGTCTCTGGATGGTTCAAGTGCGATTTACTTTCTGCGCGGCTTCGTCGACATGATTGCGAGCGCGCCCATCAGTGTCTCGCGACGTGTATCCGAACAGTATTACTGGGTGTCCGACCTGATGCCCCTTTGTCTATCGGTAGTCCTGGCACAGCCGAAGTTCCCGGCAGCGGACATCGACACGGTGTTCGAGGCTATATTGCACGTCGAACACGACATCATGTTCGATCCCAAGGGCGATGCTGATGTCGAATCACATCGCGAAAAAACGCGAGATGCGCTTGCAAAGAACGCCAAACTACGTCAAGCCATTTTTTGGAGGCGGGTCACGCGATACCGCGCATCGCAGAATGGCCGGGAGCCCCCAACACACACTCTCAACCCACATGTCAGTCTGATGCCGTGGGCACCTCCCGACATTGCCTGGATGCTAACCGACTCTCTTGAGCGCGCAGATGGCCGTGACCGGAAAATCGCCATGGAAGCGGCGCTCAATATATTCTGGTCGACACGAAACCCGCTCCCTACAACGGTCTTGGAACTCCGACGGGCGCTCGCTCGCGGAGACCTTCGGGCACTGGTACTGAGGCACATTCGCAACCGGCTAATTGCGCCGATCTGGCTGCGATACGATAAATATGTGCGTAACCGTCTGCTGGCAGCCCATTGGTGGACGATGCGTCACATGGAGATTGTGCGGACAAAGAACGCGATCAAATCACAGTTTTGGTTATGGACCCATCTGGCGGGAGTAAAGTCAGGAAAATACCCCGTTGCGCTCCGGTACCTAGTTGGACCGATGGAGGACGGCAGCTCGTCTAAGTACAGTATCTCAGCATGGGACAAGGTTCGCTCCAAGTGGGGTGCCTCACTTACCACTGCTGCTCAGGAAGGATGTGCCACTATCTGGAAGATATTTTCACCACGGCTGCCACACGAACGACAAGAGAAGAATTCGGTGGACGGTCGAGTCGTGCTCGGTCTGATTGCCCTGCAAACGGCGTGGGAGTCCGGGGTCATGGGGGTCGATCAACTTAATGGCGCGGATGTGAACCGCGCCGTGAGATATGCCTGCAGCGAACTTAACGGTTTGCCAGACTGGTTCGAAGCTTTGGCAAATGCATTTCCCAACGAGGTCGGAGATGCACTGAAACCCGCCATCGATGCCGAATTCGGGTACCCGGCGAACACTCCGCTCGTCCATGAGGTACTGGCCAAGCTGTCCGAATCGAAGTCCCCTACTACCGCGGCGGCAAATGCCGTACGTCAATGTCTGTCAAAGCGAGACCCGCTGAATAGCAATGTCCTGAGGCAGGCCACGACAACACTCCTCCGCACAGGGGTTCCTTTTTACGATGACCTCCTCGCGCTGGCACCTGCCAGAGTACAGTTGTATGCCGTCAGCGATGCCCACTGGCTTGCATGGATGAGCATATGGCTGCGACTAGACGCCATACCGGCAGTTCAGCGCCTTGAAACCGCCACAAAAGCTTGCAGTTCAGATGACTCTGATGAGTTAGTGGTTCGCCTTTGCTCAATGCTTGGCGGGAACTACGGCGCGGCGCTGCCCATGGGGGGCTCCTCCTTGCTCGCTCCGTCATCACTGGCTCTGTTGATTCCCCTCGTTAGCCGTCACGTCCGCAGAGAGGACGATATCGACCGTGCAGGCAAGGGGGCGTATTCCCCACTGCCAAGGGACGATGCTCAAGATTTCCGGTCCCGACTTTGGGAAGTACTGCGTACTTCTGATTCCCGCGAAGCCGACACAGTACTAGAAGGATTCCTCAACGATTCCTTACTGTCGGACGAGCACGATTGGATACTGAGTATGCTGGAGAAAAGAAAAGGCACGCAGGCCGATCCGGCGGCATGGTTTCCAGAGGACGTTCAGGCGTTTGGCATGCATTATCGGCACAAGCCGCGTTCTAACTATCAGCTTTACCAGCTGGCAACTCGTCTCTTGCTGGATATCAAGGCGAGTGTCGAGATTTCCGAGAACGCCACCGATCGGCTTCAGGTGCGCAAAGAAGATAAAGAAGTGCACTTCCAAGGATTCCTCAAACGCCAACTCGATCAGCGTTCGCTGCAATGGTTTTCCGTAACGCAGGAAAGTACTATTGACCTCAATCAGCGGCCAGACTTGCGCGTCGAGATTCCAGACATCAATGCCTTGCCTGTCGAAGTGAAATTGGCGAACCTCGACCATTGGACTGCCGAAAAACTACTTGAGCGTCTCGAGGTGCAACTAGTTGGCCAATATCTACGCGCAGCTAGCGTCAACTATGGCGTGTACGTTGTCGGGAACACTGAACCTAAGCGTCAATGGCAACGCCCCGGTGATAAACAGCTGATTGGTTTTGCTGAGCTCGTCTCCCTACTTCAGGCAAGGGCCGAGGAGTTGGTCGCCGAGCGTTCCGAGGCAGTCTACGGACTAAGCGTCATTGGTATCGACTTTTCAGATCCACGAGAACGACGCCCGTAA
- a CDS encoding toll/interleukin-1 receptor domain-containing protein, whose translation MQNQYYNLLMSGNDEAWTGTSWTMGYDRVFEYTHDSVKQRFSISDESALAALMSLPTLFAYEKYLKAPARVGRITGLTSRQSEFGLTFALDPTIPEISPQVFSGLLDALDIGSKGEVNRTHWAVKNVDLGQILHAARITSNPILAPQARPPRVFISYSWDSPEHRTWVAQLATALRRDGIDVVLDQWHLGLGEDLSTFMVRGVRESDRVLVISTEQYVRRGYERQGGVGYEQMLVSSHIMHDVGTNKFIPVVRRSSVGEAFVPHDLQGRRYLDLTDGPDAENAYKDLVRELHNVPIPVPPLGPRPVSF comes from the coding sequence ATGCAAAACCAATATTACAATTTGCTGATGTCCGGCAATGACGAAGCTTGGACCGGTACATCGTGGACGATGGGTTACGACCGGGTCTTCGAATATACGCATGATAGTGTGAAGCAGCGTTTCAGCATTTCGGACGAGAGCGCGCTCGCCGCGCTGATGTCATTGCCCACTCTATTTGCGTACGAGAAATATCTTAAGGCTCCCGCCCGCGTCGGCCGGATTACCGGGCTGACGAGCAGGCAGTCAGAATTCGGCTTGACGTTTGCGCTTGATCCCACCATCCCGGAAATATCTCCACAAGTTTTTTCGGGCCTGTTGGATGCACTGGATATCGGGTCCAAGGGGGAGGTCAACCGTACCCATTGGGCAGTCAAGAACGTCGATCTCGGCCAAATACTTCACGCTGCACGCATTACATCCAATCCGATACTCGCGCCGCAAGCGCGACCTCCGCGCGTTTTCATCTCATATTCCTGGGATTCACCGGAGCATCGTACATGGGTCGCGCAACTGGCGACGGCTCTGCGGCGCGACGGCATCGACGTAGTCCTGGATCAGTGGCATCTCGGCCTTGGTGAGGACCTGAGCACGTTTATGGTCAGGGGCGTCCGAGAAAGTGATCGCGTGCTTGTTATCTCAACCGAGCAATATGTGCGCAGGGGATACGAACGGCAGGGCGGTGTGGGCTATGAACAGATGCTCGTAAGCAGTCACATCATGCATGACGTCGGAACAAATAAATTCATTCCTGTTGTGCGCCGATCTTCCGTCGGCGAAGCTTTCGTCCCCCACGATCTGCAGGGACGGAGATATTTGGACCTGACCGACGGCCCGGATGCAGAAAATGCGTACAAGGACCTGGTTCGGGAGCTTCACAACGTTCCAATCCCGGTGCCGCCGCTAGGCCCTCGTCCAGTTTCATTTTGA
- a CDS encoding DUF3732 domain-containing protein translates to MNIISGDSRTGKSAILGVIDYCFGSSALDVPEGIIRRGAGWFGLLLQTTHGQAFIARKLPVGNGKSNEAVFIKIGQSLDIPQASELRQTTNTDGLAAMLASWVGITDYLHEPPAGHSRPPLSATFNHALTFCFQSQNEVGQKGVLFHGASDRFVAQAIKDTLPYFLGAVTDEYIRNQQLLKQVRAEIRQLEKRLAEASAIVGDGVSRADTLLAEAKSVGLTEIADDTSWAEKVEVLKRIQNSPIAPPVAEGDDQAEFHRLTQKRTELLQAQRAIQAAIDRARAFEGNSRGFAKEAAEHVARLEAISVFEPSAQGHACPLCLQDLPAASAAPSIDELRAAKDNIGERGGAMDSATPRIESAIVEIEQKLIENRRDLETNRELLGSIKRSSTRLQLASDTEARQALVVGRISLYVENIPEMPDVSEQRNKLAKLREQELEIYEAVSTDAIQERLESCLSNVNRSLSDFAERVDLEYSDSPLRLDPRALTIVADTPNRPIPMREIGSGENHVGYHIVAHLALHKWFAERKRPVPSFLLLDQLSQAHFSPDAVQRGNVDTSKIDTDRKAVKALYKLIFDVIEEEKGRFQIIITDHPDFSDDPRFQTAVRERWRNGVKLIPQDWPLLS, encoded by the coding sequence GTGAACATCATCTCCGGCGACTCGCGCACGGGAAAATCCGCAATCCTCGGCGTAATCGACTATTGCTTCGGCTCGTCCGCACTCGATGTTCCCGAGGGAATCATCCGGCGGGGCGCCGGATGGTTTGGTCTTTTGTTGCAGACAACGCACGGGCAGGCGTTTATAGCGCGGAAGCTGCCTGTCGGTAACGGCAAATCGAACGAGGCAGTTTTCATCAAGATCGGCCAATCGCTCGATATTCCACAAGCCTCCGAACTTCGGCAGACCACGAACACCGACGGGCTGGCGGCGATGCTGGCGTCCTGGGTGGGGATAACAGACTATCTGCACGAGCCGCCGGCAGGACACTCACGTCCGCCGCTGTCCGCGACCTTCAATCATGCGCTCACGTTTTGCTTCCAGTCACAAAACGAGGTCGGCCAGAAGGGTGTCCTGTTTCATGGTGCTAGCGATCGCTTCGTAGCCCAGGCGATCAAGGACACCTTGCCGTACTTTCTTGGAGCCGTTACCGACGAATACATCCGGAACCAGCAACTGCTGAAACAGGTCCGCGCCGAAATCCGGCAACTCGAAAAGCGGCTGGCCGAAGCATCCGCAATCGTCGGCGACGGCGTAAGTCGTGCTGACACCCTGCTGGCAGAGGCTAAATCGGTCGGGCTGACCGAGATCGCGGATGACACTTCGTGGGCGGAGAAAGTGGAAGTCCTGAAACGAATACAGAACTCTCCGATCGCTCCGCCTGTTGCCGAAGGTGATGACCAGGCCGAATTCCATAGACTGACACAGAAACGTACTGAGTTATTGCAGGCACAACGCGCCATACAGGCTGCAATTGACAGGGCACGCGCGTTTGAAGGCAATTCTCGGGGATTCGCAAAAGAAGCCGCCGAGCATGTCGCGCGACTGGAGGCAATTTCCGTCTTTGAACCTTCTGCTCAAGGTCACGCGTGCCCATTGTGCCTGCAGGACCTTCCGGCAGCGTCCGCTGCACCGTCAATCGATGAACTGCGCGCAGCGAAGGATAATATCGGAGAGCGCGGCGGCGCGATGGATTCGGCGACGCCGCGCATTGAATCCGCGATTGTCGAGATTGAACAAAAACTCATAGAGAACCGTCGCGACCTAGAGACGAATCGCGAGTTACTTGGTTCCATCAAGCGGTCAAGCACGCGACTACAGCTCGCATCGGACACAGAGGCGCGTCAGGCCCTGGTAGTTGGACGTATCAGCCTATACGTCGAAAACATTCCGGAGATGCCCGACGTAAGTGAGCAACGCAACAAGCTTGCAAAGCTTAGAGAGCAGGAACTGGAGATCTACGAGGCCGTCAGTACCGACGCCATCCAGGAACGTCTGGAGTCTTGCCTATCCAACGTCAACCGCAGTCTCTCCGACTTCGCTGAACGTGTCGACCTCGAATACTCGGATAGTCCGCTGCGCCTCGACCCGAGGGCGCTGACTATTGTTGCAGACACCCCGAATCGGCCGATCCCGATGCGAGAAATTGGTAGCGGAGAAAACCACGTTGGCTACCACATCGTTGCGCATCTTGCCCTGCACAAGTGGTTCGCGGAACGAAAGCGTCCCGTTCCCTCATTTCTTCTGCTCGATCAGCTTTCGCAGGCACACTTCTCTCCCGATGCCGTCCAGCGCGGAAACGTGGATACCAGCAAAATCGATACGGACCGGAAGGCGGTCAAGGCGCTTTACAAGTTGATATTTGACGTGATTGAAGAGGAAAAAGGCCGCTTCCAGATTATTATCACTGACCACCCGGACTTCAGCGATGACCCACGATTTCAGACTGCCGTGCGTGAGCGATGGCGCAACGGGGTCAAGCTTATCCCGCAAGACTGGCCGTTATTGAGCTAG
- a CDS encoding three component ABC system middle component, which translates to MTSWHERTIEQRNLLNPAFCAVVLWHIALGYREEALSTESDEDGLPLELSFVATSLVLRGQTRSQLPSTIRTSLIAWLQDNPLERSAIARGVEILRPYVREAIIFGVHHGALITVGPSVAPIDSAKKKMTSYVKHAGPDVQDCARRGQFVGRWLQKNGTSATTLALLGLQP; encoded by the coding sequence ATGACATCATGGCACGAGCGAACTATTGAGCAGCGCAATCTCCTGAATCCTGCATTCTGTGCGGTTGTCCTGTGGCACATCGCGCTGGGATACAGGGAGGAGGCGCTCTCGACGGAATCAGACGAAGACGGTTTGCCGCTGGAACTATCGTTTGTGGCTACAAGCCTCGTGCTTCGTGGCCAGACGCGCTCGCAGCTACCCAGCACCATCCGAACCTCTCTCATCGCCTGGCTTCAGGATAATCCGCTTGAGCGATCCGCGATCGCAAGGGGAGTCGAAATATTGCGACCCTACGTGAGGGAAGCAATCATTTTTGGCGTTCATCACGGGGCGCTTATTACTGTCGGGCCGAGCGTGGCTCCGATTGACAGCGCAAAAAAGAAAATGACGAGCTATGTGAAACACGCGGGTCCTGATGTGCAGGATTGCGCCCGCCGGGGCCAGTTTGTAGGCCGCTGGCTACAAAAGAACGGAACATCTGCTACCACGCTTGCGCTTCTGGGACTTCAGCCATGA
- a CDS encoding ABC-three component system protein, protein MKQTSVSAFNAGPSMLGYIYQVRLALVWAVRKSRTADFVVKIEALDDVSFHADGDSVAVLQTKHALNTAASLGDLSAELWKTLRVWLVGSSSGEIPVAVSHFLITTSTVSEGTACEALSCDQTKRNVETAAKLLKHAATTSTNEELSDIFKAYLALEDGARKALLENIFVVPAQPNVDEITDQLQSELYHVSLHHHEMAVQMLEGWWLSRVVHGLVSADDGISRAEMDAQILEIQESLKPDSLPIDQEIDALMIALDSLPEFANRPFYKQVELVGGSRFRIHNAITSYLQAFRQRSLWTRHDLLFETDLKQYETRLLREWELIRAQVCDELQETAGEEEMKRAGRAILKWAEDGLVPIKKGVSVPWVCRGSLHMLADERRLGWHPDFAGRLEALLDLHAEDSTS, encoded by the coding sequence ATGAAGCAGACGAGCGTTAGTGCTTTCAACGCCGGGCCATCAATGCTCGGCTACATCTATCAGGTTCGGCTTGCGCTAGTGTGGGCAGTCAGGAAAAGCCGGACTGCAGACTTCGTTGTCAAAATTGAAGCACTCGATGACGTGAGTTTTCACGCCGACGGTGATTCTGTTGCGGTGTTGCAAACGAAACATGCACTCAATACCGCCGCGAGCCTTGGTGACCTAAGCGCCGAGCTCTGGAAGACATTGCGCGTCTGGCTGGTCGGTTCTTCGTCCGGCGAGATCCCGGTAGCTGTCTCGCATTTCCTGATCACGACGTCCACCGTCTCGGAAGGAACGGCATGTGAGGCACTTTCTTGCGACCAGACGAAGCGGAACGTGGAAACCGCCGCGAAGCTTTTGAAGCACGCCGCTACTACGTCAACGAACGAAGAGCTTTCCGATATCTTCAAAGCCTATCTCGCTTTGGAAGACGGCGCGAGAAAGGCGCTCCTCGAGAATATCTTCGTGGTCCCAGCGCAGCCGAACGTGGACGAAATCACTGATCAGTTGCAGTCAGAGCTTTACCACGTCTCACTGCATCACCATGAAATGGCCGTCCAGATGCTTGAGGGCTGGTGGCTGAGCCGCGTGGTCCACGGACTCGTAAGTGCCGATGACGGCATCAGCCGTGCGGAAATGGATGCGCAGATTCTTGAAATACAGGAGTCGTTGAAGCCTGATTCGTTACCTATTGATCAGGAAATCGATGCGCTGATGATCGCGCTCGATTCTTTGCCAGAGTTTGCTAATCGTCCGTTCTACAAGCAGGTCGAACTGGTCGGTGGCAGCAGGTTTCGCATCCATAATGCGATCACAAGTTACTTGCAGGCATTCCGTCAGAGATCCCTCTGGACCCGCCATGATCTGCTTTTTGAGACTGATCTGAAGCAATACGAAACGCGGCTGCTTCGCGAATGGGAACTCATCCGCGCCCAGGTTTGTGATGAACTGCAAGAGACCGCGGGCGAAGAAGAGATGAAGCGGGCTGGCCGGGCAATTCTGAAGTGGGCGGAAGACGGATTGGTGCCTATCAAGAAAGGCGTCAGTGTTCCGTGGGTATGTCGCGGGTCACTGCATATGCTTGCCGACGAGCGGCGGCTCGGCTGGCATCCCGATTTTGCAGGGCGTCTTGAAGCACTTCTCGACCTGCACGCCGAGGACAGTACGTCATGA